The following proteins come from a genomic window of Pseudomonas sp. MAG733B:
- the plsX gene encoding phosphate acyltransferase PlsX: MSAQVIAIDAMGGDFGPRSIVQASIACLSATPSLHLTLVGQPSLLEELIAGHSAVDRARLSIVAASEVITMDEKPAQALRGKPDSSMRVALELLRDGKVQACVSAGNTGALMALSRFVLKTLPGIDRPAMVAAIPTQKGYCQLLDLGANVDCSAEHLLQFAVMGSVAAETLGIVRPRVALLNIGTEDIKGNQQVKLAATLLQRARGINYIGFVEGDGMYRGEADVVVCDGFVGNILLKSSEGLATMIAGRIEALFKKSLPSRMVGALALPLMKRLQADLAPARHNGASFLGLQGIVVKSHGSAGVQGFQSAISRALIEIQENLPERIHGRLEDLLL, encoded by the coding sequence TTGTCCGCTCAAGTCATCGCGATTGACGCAATGGGCGGGGACTTCGGTCCCCGCAGCATTGTTCAGGCCAGCATTGCTTGCCTGTCTGCTACACCCTCGCTGCACCTGACCCTCGTCGGTCAACCCTCCCTTCTTGAAGAATTGATCGCTGGCCATTCGGCTGTGGATCGCGCGCGCCTGTCGATTGTCGCGGCGAGCGAAGTCATCACCATGGACGAAAAACCCGCCCAGGCCCTGCGTGGCAAGCCGGATTCGTCGATGCGCGTGGCGCTTGAGTTGTTGCGTGACGGCAAAGTCCAGGCGTGTGTCAGTGCCGGTAATACCGGCGCGCTGATGGCGTTGTCACGTTTCGTGCTCAAGACCTTGCCGGGCATCGACCGGCCAGCCATGGTCGCGGCGATTCCGACGCAGAAAGGCTATTGCCAGCTGCTTGATTTGGGCGCCAATGTCGATTGCAGTGCCGAGCATCTGTTGCAGTTTGCCGTGATGGGCTCGGTAGCAGCGGAAACTCTGGGCATCGTCCGCCCGCGTGTGGCCTTGCTGAATATCGGCACCGAAGACATCAAGGGCAATCAGCAAGTCAAACTGGCTGCAACCTTGTTGCAACGAGCTCGTGGTATCAACTACATCGGCTTTGTCGAAGGTGATGGTATGTACCGTGGCGAAGCGGATGTGGTGGTGTGTGACGGGTTTGTCGGCAATATCCTGCTCAAATCCAGCGAAGGTCTGGCGACCATGATTGCCGGACGTATCGAGGCATTGTTCAAGAAAAGCCTACCGTCACGCATGGTGGGTGCATTGGCCTTGCCGCTGATGAAGCGCTTGCAAGCCGATCTGGCGCCGGCGCGGCATAACGGAGCGAGTTTCCTCGGGTTGCAGGGCATTGTGGTAAAAAGTCACGGTTCTGCCGGGGTTCAAGGGTTCCAGAGTGCAATTTCCCGAGCCTTGATCGAGATTCAGGAAAATCTGCCGGAGCGTATACACGGTCGTCTGGAGGATTTGTTGCTTTAG
- a CDS encoding nucleoside triphosphate pyrophosphatase: MLPLLLASSSVYRRELLARLRLPFTCSSPDIDESHRPGESAIDLVKRLAEEKARALAGTHPAHLIIGSDQVAVLGDRIIGKPHTLEKAREQLLASSGASVTFLTGLAVLNSESGHCQVDCVPFTVHMRTLDAERIERYLHAEQPYDCAGSFKAEGLGVSLFQSTEGPDATSLVGLPLIRLIDMLLAENVQIP, from the coding sequence ATGCTGCCTTTATTACTCGCTTCCAGCTCGGTTTATCGCCGGGAATTACTGGCCCGCCTGCGGCTGCCATTCACTTGCAGCTCACCGGATATCGACGAAAGCCATCGACCGGGCGAGTCTGCCATTGATCTGGTAAAACGCCTCGCCGAGGAAAAAGCACGGGCGCTGGCCGGCACTCACCCAGCCCATCTGATCATCGGCTCTGACCAGGTCGCCGTGCTCGGTGACAGGATCATCGGAAAACCCCACACCCTCGAAAAGGCCCGCGAACAGCTGTTGGCCTCCAGCGGCGCCAGCGTAACCTTCCTGACCGGCCTTGCAGTGCTCAACAGCGAGTCCGGCCACTGCCAGGTCGACTGCGTGCCTTTCACCGTCCACATGCGCACACTGGACGCTGAACGCATCGAGCGCTATCTGCACGCCGAACAGCCCTACGACTGCGCTGGCAGCTTCAAGGCCGAAGGCTTGGGGGTAAGCCTGTTTCAAAGCACCGAAGGCCCTGACGCCACCAGCCTCGTCGGCCTGCCGCTGATTCGCCTGATCGACATGCTGCTCGCAGAAAACGTGCAGATACCCTGA
- the rpmF gene encoding 50S ribosomal protein L32, giving the protein MAVQQNKKSRSARDMRRSHDALEASTLSVEKTTGEVHLRHHVSPEGVYRGRKVIDKGADE; this is encoded by the coding sequence ATGGCTGTTCAGCAGAACAAAAAATCCCGCTCTGCCCGTGACATGCGCCGTTCGCACGACGCTCTCGAGGCTAGCACCCTGTCTGTAGAAAAAACCACCGGTGAAGTTCACCTGCGTCACCACGTATCGCCAGAAGGCGTATACCGTGGCCGTAAAGTGATCGACAAGGGCGCTGACGAGTAA
- a CDS encoding YceD family protein: MLNDPIPPHVDPRKLADRGTTLQGEMLLADLERLCDPLSDNVGTVQAKFVFERDERKSVVIHSFIDTEVKMVCQRCLELVTLPIHSECSYAVVKEGANTQSLPKGYDVLELGEDPLDLQSLIEEELLLALPIVPAHHPEECQQPAGADEPEPSEDEVTRSNPFSVLAQLKRDPNV; encoded by the coding sequence ATGTTGAATGACCCGATTCCACCTCACGTTGACCCGCGCAAATTGGCTGATCGTGGCACCACCCTTCAAGGTGAAATGCTGCTGGCCGATTTGGAGAGACTCTGCGACCCGCTTTCCGACAATGTCGGTACGGTGCAGGCTAAATTCGTTTTTGAACGAGATGAACGTAAATCTGTGGTAATTCACAGCTTTATCGACACTGAAGTCAAAATGGTTTGCCAGCGTTGTCTTGAGCTGGTCACCCTGCCGATCCATAGCGAATGCAGTTATGCTGTGGTGAAGGAGGGTGCGAATACCCAGTCGTTGCCGAAAGGTTATGACGTGCTGGAACTGGGCGAAGATCCATTGGATCTGCAGTCACTGATCGAGGAGGAGCTTCTGCTCGCCTTGCCCATTGTGCCTGCTCATCATCCGGAAGAATGCCAGCAGCCGGCGGGAGCAGATGAGCCCGAACCGAGCGAGGACGAGGTAACGCGGTCCAACCCGTTCAGTGTATTGGCGCAGTTAAAGCGTGACCCAAACGTTTAG